One segment of Panicum virgatum strain AP13 chromosome 3K, P.virgatum_v5, whole genome shotgun sequence DNA contains the following:
- the LOC120699400 gene encoding disease resistance protein PIK6-NP-like isoform X1, translating to MDLATEALGNLLPKLVQLLQDEYNLQTGAKKDIQFLSSELETIRIALREVGEVPREQLGDLQRVWTRDVREMSYDMEDIVDAFMVRVQGPDPHSKSSAGQIFNLKYMIQKFTKFMARREVAQKIRDIKERAREITERRDRYKVDIIAPSKKTLVDPRLKALYTEATEIVGIEEAKKEVIAGLTEGDGGQQKKIVSIAGFGGLGKTTLAKAVYDEIKGQFDCTAFVSVSRNPDAKKLLKDIMYELHKGGQPGAIFDEIKHLIDLVRDFLHNRRYHIVIDDLWDKEAWDMVIGLALVENNMGSRIITTTRIIDVAEHVGGCYRLKPLSDESSEMLFYGRIFGSKDKCPRQFSEVSKSILKKCGGVPLAIITTSSLLANKSEDIRVWNDVCNSIGSGLGRNPGMEYG from the exons ATGGACTTGGCGACGGAGGCGCTGGGCAACCTGCTTCCCAAGCTCGTCCAGCTACTGCAGGATGAGTACAACCTGCAGACGGGCGCCAAGAAGGACATCCAGTTCCTCTCCAGCGAGCTCGAGACCATCCGCATCGCCCTCCGCGAAGTGGGTGAGGTGCCAAGAGAGCAGCTCGGCGACCTGCAAAGGGTCTGGACCCGGGATGTGAGGGAGATGTCCTATGATATGGAGGACATCGTCGACGCCTTCATGGTGCGCGTCCAGGGTCCTGATCCCCACAGCAAAAGTAGCGCTGGACAGATCTTCAACCTCAAGTATATGATACAAaagttcaccaagttcatggCTCGCCGTGAGGTCGCCCAGAAGATCAGGGACATCAAGGAGCGTGCCCGGGAAATCACCGAACGACGTGACAG GTACAAGGTTGATATTATTGCTCCTTCTAAGAAAACCCTTGTCGACCCTCGCCTGAAAGCACTGTACACCGAGGCGACTGAGATTGTTGGCATTGAAGAGGCAAAAAAAGAGGTAATCGCAGGGTTGACTGAGGGAGATGGTGGCCAGCAGAAAAAAATAGTCTCTATTGCTGGTTTTGGAGGACTTGGGAAGACAACACTTGCCAAAGCAGTGTATGACGAGATTAAAGGACAGTTTGATTGCACGGCTTTTGTTTCGGTGTCTCGCAATCCTGACGCAAAGAAGCTTCTCAAGGACATCATGTATGAGCTTCACAAGGGAGGACAACCTGGTGCAATTTTTGACGAAATAAAGCATCTCATTGATCTTGTCCGTGATTTTCTCCATAACAGGAG GTACCACATTGTTATTGATGATTTATGGGATAAAGAAGCATGGGATATGGTAATAGGGCTTGCTCTAGTGGAGAATAACATGGGAAGTAGAATAATCACAACCACACGTATCATTGATGTTGCTGAGCATGTCGGTGGCTGCTATAGGCTCAAACCACTTTCTGACGAGAGTTCTGAAATGTTATTCTATGGAAGGATATTTGGCTCAAAAGATAAATGTCCTAGGCAATTTTCTGAAGTATCTAAAAGCATTCTGAAGAAATGCGGAGGTGTCCCTTTAGCTATCATCACCACGTCTAGTTTGCTAGCTAATAAATCAGAGGATATAAGAGTGTGGAATGATGTTTGTAACTCAATTGGTTCTGGACTTGGGAGGAATCCTGGTATGGAATATGGATGA
- the LOC120699400 gene encoding disease resistance protein PIK6-NP-like isoform X2: protein MDLATEALGNLLPKLVQLLQDEYNLQTGAKKDIQFLSSELETIRIALREVGEVPREQLGDLQRVWTRDVREMSYDMEDIVDAFMVRVQGPDPHSKSSAGQIFNLKYMIQKFTKFMARREVAQKIRDIKERAREITERRDRYKVDIIAPSKKTLVDPRLKALYTEATEIVGIEEAKKEVIAGLTEGDGGQQKKIVSIAGFGGLGKTTLAKAVYDEIKGQFDCTAFVSVSRNPDAKKLLKDIMYELHKGGQPGAIFDEIKHLIDLVRDFLHNRRSKGMTFKSWAPCRVFVISYSM from the exons ATGGACTTGGCGACGGAGGCGCTGGGCAACCTGCTTCCCAAGCTCGTCCAGCTACTGCAGGATGAGTACAACCTGCAGACGGGCGCCAAGAAGGACATCCAGTTCCTCTCCAGCGAGCTCGAGACCATCCGCATCGCCCTCCGCGAAGTGGGTGAGGTGCCAAGAGAGCAGCTCGGCGACCTGCAAAGGGTCTGGACCCGGGATGTGAGGGAGATGTCCTATGATATGGAGGACATCGTCGACGCCTTCATGGTGCGCGTCCAGGGTCCTGATCCCCACAGCAAAAGTAGCGCTGGACAGATCTTCAACCTCAAGTATATGATACAAaagttcaccaagttcatggCTCGCCGTGAGGTCGCCCAGAAGATCAGGGACATCAAGGAGCGTGCCCGGGAAATCACCGAACGACGTGACAG GTACAAGGTTGATATTATTGCTCCTTCTAAGAAAACCCTTGTCGACCCTCGCCTGAAAGCACTGTACACCGAGGCGACTGAGATTGTTGGCATTGAAGAGGCAAAAAAAGAGGTAATCGCAGGGTTGACTGAGGGAGATGGTGGCCAGCAGAAAAAAATAGTCTCTATTGCTGGTTTTGGAGGACTTGGGAAGACAACACTTGCCAAAGCAGTGTATGACGAGATTAAAGGACAGTTTGATTGCACGGCTTTTGTTTCGGTGTCTCGCAATCCTGACGCAAAGAAGCTTCTCAAGGACATCATGTATGAGCTTCACAAGGGAGGACAACCTGGTGCAATTTTTGACGAAATAAAGCATCTCATTGATCTTGTCCGTGATTTTCTCCATAACAGGAG GAGCAAAGGGATGACATTCAAGTCCTGGGCACCCTGCCGTGTCTTCGTCATCTCATATTCAATGTGA
- the LOC120699400 gene encoding disease resistance protein PIK6-NP-like isoform X3 produces the protein MDLATEALGNLLPKLVQLLQDEYNLQTGAKKDIQFLSSELETIRIALREVGEVPREQLGDLQRVWTRDVREMSYDMEDIVDAFMVRVQGPDPHSKSSAGQIFNLKYMIQKFTKFMARREVAQKIRDIKERAREITERRDRYKVDIIAPSKKTLVDPRLKALYTEATEIVGIEEAKKEVIAGLTEGDGGQQKKIVSIAGFGGLGKTTLAKAVYDEIKGQFDCTAFVSVSRNPDAKKLLKDIMYELHKGGQPGAIFDEIKHLIDLVRDFLHNRSCVAGAKG, from the exons ATGGACTTGGCGACGGAGGCGCTGGGCAACCTGCTTCCCAAGCTCGTCCAGCTACTGCAGGATGAGTACAACCTGCAGACGGGCGCCAAGAAGGACATCCAGTTCCTCTCCAGCGAGCTCGAGACCATCCGCATCGCCCTCCGCGAAGTGGGTGAGGTGCCAAGAGAGCAGCTCGGCGACCTGCAAAGGGTCTGGACCCGGGATGTGAGGGAGATGTCCTATGATATGGAGGACATCGTCGACGCCTTCATGGTGCGCGTCCAGGGTCCTGATCCCCACAGCAAAAGTAGCGCTGGACAGATCTTCAACCTCAAGTATATGATACAAaagttcaccaagttcatggCTCGCCGTGAGGTCGCCCAGAAGATCAGGGACATCAAGGAGCGTGCCCGGGAAATCACCGAACGACGTGACAG GTACAAGGTTGATATTATTGCTCCTTCTAAGAAAACCCTTGTCGACCCTCGCCTGAAAGCACTGTACACCGAGGCGACTGAGATTGTTGGCATTGAAGAGGCAAAAAAAGAGGTAATCGCAGGGTTGACTGAGGGAGATGGTGGCCAGCAGAAAAAAATAGTCTCTATTGCTGGTTTTGGAGGACTTGGGAAGACAACACTTGCCAAAGCAGTGTATGACGAGATTAAAGGACAGTTTGATTGCACGGCTTTTGTTTCGGTGTCTCGCAATCCTGACGCAAAGAAGCTTCTCAAGGACATCATGTATGAGCTTCACAAGGGAGGACAACCTGGTGCAATTTTTGACGAAATAAAGCATCTCATTGATCTTGTCCGTGATTTTCTCCATAACAGGAG TTGTGTGGCAGGAGCAAAGGGATGA